From the genome of Neomonachus schauinslandi chromosome 1, ASM220157v2, whole genome shotgun sequence:
GGACATCCAAGGTTGAAATCTCAAAGATCCTAATTAAATAAGTGTTccttttttacttactttttaaaaaagattttatttttaagcaatctccgcacccaatgtggggcttgaacttgtaacccagagatcaagaatctcatgctccaccgactgagccagccaggtgccccttgttattttatttctaaacaggTTAGCTAGttgggagagagaaaaccataataaaatggaaactgtGCTTGACAATTCTATTCCAATGTGAGAAATTTGAAGGCAATCATGTTTTTCCTCACAGTAGGAGTTCTTCTCTCTCTAGGTATGATCTCATAGTTCAGGATTCCCTCTAAAAAATATCCCATTGGAGTCTGAGCTACATGTTCTTTGCCAATCAAAATACTTAAATAGCGATTGTAAAAGGCCTGCTAAGTGTTTGATGGTACCCTAAGTCAAAGACTTGCCCTATCAAGtatgaatataaaaacacataaccgggggtgcctgggtggctcagatggttaagcgtctgccttcagctcaggtcatgatcccagggtcctgggatcgagccccgcatcgggctcctggctcagcagggagcctgcttctccctctccccctgctcatgctctctctctctctctctctctctgtgtctcaaatgaataaataaaatctttaaaaaaacaaacaaacaaaccgcATAACGGTGTCGGTAAAACCTACTAACAAAACCAATAGTAAACCCCATAGTCTTTatcattattcatttaatatgAACAGCACCCCCTGACatgtgttattgtttttatttttatttttttaagattttatttatttatttgacagagagagacacagcgagagagggaacacaggcagggggagtgggagagggagaagcaggcttccctctgagcagagagcccgacgtgcgacttgatcccaggacccggggatcatgatctgagccgaaggcagacgcttaaagactgagccacccaggcgcccctatcgtTTCTATTTCAGAGATGAGTAACACAAGTAGAGAGAAGCTGACCAACTtgcaaatggcagagctggaattggACCAGATGCCTGACCTCAGAATAGGTAGAAAATGTGGTTtgagaatttgaaaattaaaaggtGCCTTTATAAGTCAGTGGGAAAGGAAGGACTAGTATAAAGTGTGAGAACAAAGTTGTTTTTCATTTGGGAAGAGTAGATCTCTACATCCCACTGAACAGAAATACATCATTggtaaagtaaattttaaaaataaaaatataaatttgaactATAGGAAAGAACTGTTGAAAAATTTGTTTGTTACAATACatagacaaaaatattaacaatatgaTACAAAATCACAATCTATATCGTGTCATATCAGAGATATCACATATCATACTGGAAGGAGATTGTGAATTATGACActaaaggaatgagattttgtaTGTTAAAAACCCTattcgagggcgcctgggtggctcagttggttaagcgactgccttcggctcaggtcatgatcctggagtcccgggatcgagtcccgcatcgggctccctgctcggcagggagtctgcttctccctctgaccctcctccctctcatgctctctgtctctcattctctctctctcaaataaataaataaaatcttaaaaaaaaaaaaccctattcgAATTACTATTTTGGGAACTAGACTAATATTCTTAAGCGGTCCAGTTAGACAATGTGATACCTCCTACAGTCCTGTAAGTGGTTAGTGCCAGTCTCATCAAGTTACACAGGACTCCAAGTCTACTGTAGAAAGGATTACTTCTTCAGAGGAACTTACCTTCTATTTAAAGAgcatttctgggggcgcctgggtggctcagtcagttaagtgtctgactcttgatttcagctcaggtcatgattttcggttgtgagatcgagtccctcattgggctaatgtgctaggcatggagcctgcttgaggttgtctctttctctctccctctgtccctccccccactctctctaaaaaaagagagagagagcatttctggtacaataataaattaattctCCTCTTTCAAGGATGTAGGCCATGTATAAAttaacatgtatgtatatgtgtatatatatgtgtgtataagtaTTAATGTGAAATTGAATTAAAGTTCTCCAAAAAGACTGGAAGGATCACAgaggaatgaaaaaggagatcTCAGACTTACTCTTAGCATGACAGTAAAAATCATCAGAGTAGAAAAATTCTCAAATTTGGATTTCCAGCTTTGGGATATGTAACAGTCAGAGTAGGTTAGATTCTATTGTTGAAAACAGCAACAGTGTGCGTAATAGAACTGAAATATTACTgatttaatgaaacaaaaatcttatttctttctcttgaaaaGTATCTACCAACTTGGGCAACCATCCAGGACAGTCCTCCACATATTGGTCAGCTTTCTAAACTCTTTGGATCTTGTGATGCCTTCATTCCTCAATAGCCGTATCAAGTGAAGAGTGAACATGAAGAATAACGTACCAGCTCTTCAACTGTTTTAGTCTAGAAGGGACCCATCACTTCCACTCATATTTTATCGGACACATCAAAACATATTATTACCACCTTTAACttcaagggagaaagaaaataccattctTTTGGATATCCAATAGGAGAGGATAACCAGAAATATTGTCAACCAAGCAATAAAATACCCGATTCAAATTGTACACATTGAAATCCGTGTGAAAATCTGGGCAGCTTGTTATTAGAATATGGGCTCAGGGTCAGAgttctggatttgaatcctggttttgCCACTTGTTCCCTCTGCAACTTTGGGGAAGATTTTTAAGCTCTTAGATTCTCAATTTCCTTACCTCTAAAATGGAgacagtaggggcacctgggtggctcagtcattaagcgtctgccttcggctcaggtcatgatcccagggtcatgggatcgagccccacattgggctccctgctcagtgggaagcctgcttcgccctctcccactcctcctgcttgtgttccctctctcgctgtctctctatcagataaataaataaaatctttaaaaaaaaataaaataaaatggagacagtaatcCTTCCCATTGAGGAAGATTACATAAGATAGTAGAAAGAAGTTAGCATAGGCTTACCATATAAGTACTAAAACACTGactgtattttattatgtattttaatcatattttatccagtaaaaaaaccccaaaacactgtTGGTAATACATGCACATGAACAACACAAACCTACAACAAAACACATAGAAATAAGTTAAGGTGAATGAACGATCAATAGTTTAAGCATTCTCCACCAACATTTGAGATAACAAGGCTAAAGTAAATGCTCCAAATCCAAGTTAGAACTCACCAGTGAGGAAGTAAGAAAGATCAAGGACATACTTTTTGGACAACAGATAGGGCAGAAAGATCATCAGATAAATTATGTGGAAGTTAGTTGTTTAAAAGTGTGTAAAAACGAGGGGAGTGCAGTCATAGCTCCTTCAGGATTAGGTGAAAGAGGGTTTACAAGATTCAAGAGTAAACTTTAGAATCAAAATTTTTGCCTTTGGGATCCATAAAACTTCTTAGTCCTGGGGCCAAGAGATCCATCACAGACGAGAGGTTGCTCTACTGAGAAGCCTTCCCAGAGCCCCCTTCACATCCTTGTTCCTCAGGCTGTAGATGAAGGGGTTCAGCATGGGGGTGACCACAGTATACATTACTGAAGCCACTGAGACTTTCTGGGGGGAGTGAGTTACTGCAGAAGTGAAGTAGACCCCAACACCTGTTccataaaataaagaaaccacTGAGAGGTGAGACCCATAGGTGGAAAATGCTTTTTGCTTTCCGCCCGATGAAGGCATCTTCCTTATCAATGAAGCAATCTGTGAGTAGGAGAAAAGGATCCCAACAAGGGGAAAAACACCCAGCACACCAGTCATAAAGTATATCAATGCACTGTTCAGGAAGGTATCAGAGCAGGCCAACTTGAGAATCTGTGTCAGTTCACAGAAGAAATGTGGAATTTCAAGATCTCGGCAGAAGCTCAGATGCATCATCAGAGAGGTGTGAAGAAGAGATGTCATGACACCAACGAACCAGGTCACAAAAACCAGCAGGCCACAGAGGCGTGGGTTCATGATGACTGTGTAGTACAGGGGGCGGCAGATGGCCACAAACCGGTCATAGGCCATTATAGTCAGGAGTAGAGTGTCCAGGATaggaaaaaacatggaaaaatagaCCTGTGTGAGGCAGTCCATATAGGAGATGGCTTTGTTCTCTGTATGGATGTTCACCAGCATCTTGGGCACTATAGTGGTGCTGAAACAGATGTCAACCAAGGACaggttggagaggaagaagtacatgggggtgtggaggtgggggTCAGAGCAGATGGCCAGGATGATGAGCAGGTTCCCGAGCACAGTGACCAGGAACATGGACAGGAACAGCCCAAATATGAAGGGCTGTAATTCTGGATCCTCAGAGACCCCAAGGAGGATGAACTCTAAAACTTCTGTTCGGTTTCCTGCTTCCATGTACCTGATATATCTATGAAGGAAGAGACAAGAACAACATGAATTAGCAGCAAACTGGCACACTCCATGTAACAAAAATATTGACCATGCTTTTCACTCAAGTTATTTGTGAAGTCAGTCATTGTGTCTAAGTGTTGGGTCTCCTTTCACTTAtaagtaaaatctgaaaaaatggAGTCTTTTATGCCAACCACCCATCTtaggcaaaataagtcagccagagaaggacaaataccatatgatttcactcatatgtggaatttaagaaaaaaacaaacaatcatagtggaaaaagagaggaaaaccagggtgcctgggtggctcagtcggttaagcatctgcctttggctcaggtcatgatcccagagtcctgggattgagccctgcattgggctccctactcagcggggagcctgcttctccctctctctctgctgctccccctgcttttgctctctctctctgtcaaataaataaacaaaatcttaaaaaaaagaaagtgttgaatcactaaattatacagctgaaactaatattacactgtatgttaactaactggaatttaaataaaaacaaaaaagccctccaaaaactgaaaaaaaaatccattttataacAACAGAAGTAAAATGGAATCCTACAGAATGGAGTCTAGAATTCCTAATtacctatctttaaaaaaattttttttaatttaaatttaatttagttaacatatattattagtctcaggggtagaatttagtgattcatctgcatcatgtaacacccagtgctcattacatcaagtctcctccttaatgcccatccctcaattaccccatcccccgacccacctcccttccagcaaccctcagtttgtttcctagagttaagagactcatggtttgcctccctctctgttttttttttttttaagattttatttatttatttgacagagagagagacagcgagagagggaacacaagcagggggagtgggagagggagaagcaggcttcctgcagagcagggagcacgatgtagggcttgaacccaggaccctgggatcatgatctgagctgaaagcagtcgcttaacgactgagccacccaggcgcccctccctctctgtttttatcctaATCACCTATCTTAAGCATCCATTTTATAATAGTCCTGTTGGATGGTCATGGAGCTTCAAAATGGAACACATCAACATCATGTACCTCCTGGTAGGAGGCACTGGAAAGGACCCAATGTTACTTCTGTGAGATTCCTGCCAAAGATGCAGGACTTCAATCTAAAGACTAGGGAGCATCAGACAAACTCAAAATGAGGGACATTCTACACAATTTCTGACCTGTGCCCTTCAAAAATGCCAATGTCATCATATACAAAGAGAGTCTAGGAACTGTTCCAGATGAAAGGAATCTTAAGAGACATGTCAACTGAATGAAATGCATGATCCTGGATCTTCTTTTGCTATAGATGACATTGTTAGGATAAATGTCAAAATAGGAATGAGTTCTGTAATTTTGATAGTAGTATTATATCAATGTTACTATCTTGATTTTGATCTTTGTGCTGTGGTTATGTGAggaaaatgtccttgtttttaggGAATACCAAAGAGTTAGAGGTAAAGAGGTACCATATTTGCAGTGTAACTTACTTGTAAATGGTTCTGAAAACACACacgaagaaaaggaagagagaaaagtggatgaagaaaaaagtaaagatggtAAAATTTAACATCTGGGGGATCTGGTAAAGGATATACATAGGAGCTATTTATATTgttcttccaacttttctgtaaatctgaaatgaggtcaaaattaaaagttaaaaagtagcATTTTCACACAATgcccagtcaaaaaaaaaaaaagaagaaaatctatccATGGATGGATAGATTGTTGTCAGGAAAGAGTCAAACTTCTAAGAACACTGCAGGTGAGGTGACCACTCACAGATTTAGAGCCTACATTCACACTCCCCTAGAAAACTCAGCCAGAGGAATTAGTCTAAAGTGGTCCTGGATGAATTGTATTCTAGGTGTCAGgcagaagcaaacacaaatcTCTGGAAGGGGTTTTCATCTGAGGATATCTGCCTCAGTGTCCACAAGGGAGATTGGTctgaggtttttctttcttttaacatccTTTCCATGCTTGCCTGCATATGCTGGTTCCTTCTGACTTCCCAGTCTTATTAAGGACTACAccagcctttcttttctttttaagattttatttatttgacagagagagacacagcaagagaggaaacacaagcaaggggagtaggagagggagaagcaggcttcctgctgagcagggagcccgatgtgggggctcgatcccaggaccctgggatcatgacctgagttgaaggcagatgcttaatgactgagccatccagtcgcCCCTACACCAGCCTTTCACTTTCGAAGCACCAACACTTTGGCCTTCTTAGGAATTCTAAAAATGCTGTGATTCTTCCCCCAGCCATGCCTGTGAAGTACTGCCCTCCCTGATGGGGCTCTTGCATGCCTTTGTCTTCTCCGTGATCATTCCTGTCCTTGTTTCTCCGATGAAACATCACTTCTTCAGAGGAGTCTTTCCTGAGCCCTCCCTGCCCACCAAGTGTAGTCCTCTAATCCATGCCTTTATAGTCTCCTGCATTTTTCTTCACTGCACAAATCATAACTATATTCACATTTACTTATGAAATTATCTGATTAATATCTGTCCCTCTTACCACTGAATCATAAACCACACAAGTTCAGATCACAAGTTACAAAATCTACTTTTCCTCATATCTCCCATGCTTTGTACTCGAAGAGCATGGAAAGTGGAATAAAGACTGAAACCAAAAATGATCCCATATATTACAAACCAGAAATCTACAAGTTGATCTCTGACTATAGAAGCAACAAACTGAACAAGGAGTAAAATGAAGCATGAATTAATCGATGCAGAAAATAACACAGCTTCCaaacaaatcaaaatacatttaataaaatctaaaagttaCCGATGGGAAGGGAACAGAGTAAAATTTTAGTCACATGGAATCGAAGGATACTGCCAAAAGGTGATAAAGAATAGCTATGTTAAAGCAACGGTTAATCCAAGACCCATTATTaaaccctaaaaaacaaaacaagcagacaaaaagcagaaagaggtAATGATGCctgctattataattatttaacattgtttccaataattaaaaagaaatgccataaGACAGAAAAGTGAATGAGATACAATATTAGGAAATCAAAAGCAAATCTGGTCGCTATCAGCTGCTGATGTGATTGCCCGCTGAAGTTAGAACGAATCAGTGTCATTAGCTTCTTATGGATCTGTAAACAATCATTAGGAAAGATAAGAGAGGTCTATTCACAATTGCAGTGACGACATAGATAACACCTGGCATGGAGTGGGCATTCAGTACATGTTTCGTGAATCACAGAGTATATACAACCCAGTAGAAACCAAGTCATGATGGCGGTGGGGTGAAGAAGGAGATATCCTGCTGGACAGAGATTCTTCAATTATTgcatgcattagaatcacctggaggacttgCTAAAACCGATTTCTGAGTCTCCCCCCGGGTTTCTGTCAGCAGGTCTTGGGCAGGGACTGAGACTATAtttttctaacaagctcccaggagatACGGTGGTGGCTGCTCCAGGAACGACTAGTTGAGAACTACTACACCAGAGACGCACAACAAAGTTGTGAGCAGGTGGGTTAGAAAAGTCGGCTTGAGGGAGTACCAACAGTGACACTGTGGAAGTTACTAGTTTCCAGAATGAGGGCCCATTAGAGCTGGGGGTGACAGAAAATAGTAGCAATGGAATCCAAAAAGACATAACCAGGGAAATAAATtccagaagctaaaaaaaaaaaaggggggggtcaTGAGTCATTATCGATCCTATAACCTCCTTCCCCCAACTGATTTTTAGTCCTCCTTTTCATACCCAGTACTCACTAGGACGGTGTGACTCAGTTGGCTGCCATTGCATAAAGAAATGTTTGTGTAACCTCTTTCTCCTCTGTTGGATGCTGATGACAGACTCTATACCAGAGAATGGCAGGGAGACAGAACCTGTCCCCAGGTCATGTCCCTGAGAGGCCCAGGTGTGTTCTCCTAGTCAGGTGTCACTGAACTATGGGTGAGGATGCTAGGGAAGTATTTATGGTTTCTCCAGTCCCTGAGGGGATGATTTCTCATGCTTCTCATTAAATAAATTGTTCCTCTGATCTTCTACTCTTCAGGTCATTCAGCTCCTTTGGGGTAATGAGAAAATGGCAGAATGGAACCGTGTGTGCTAATTCTGTTTCCAGGAAGGCAGCTTTGGAGCCAGATGGATCTCTCTGCCCCCATGGGCTTCTTCCTTCTTGGAAGAGCTTCATCACTATGGATTTGGCTTGGAGGGAAAGAGGTTCCCCCTCAGGGATGCATTGCTGCTGCAAAGACCCATCTCCCTGTAGCCACAGTACTTTAGGATCTGTCTCAAAgtaacacaaaagaaagaaagctcacCTGTCTCAGTGAATCCCTTGTGACCCTTTTGTGACTGCATAGGCTACATGGTGTTGAACGTGTTGTGTAGATAAACAAAGTCCCATTTCAGGAGAGGGAGGGTCAACCATGTAAAATGATGATACTAGGTCAAGTAATAAAGGCTGAACAATATCCTTTGGAGTTACTGACATGGCATGGAAAATAACAGAAAGAGCAAtttggtggaggggtggggaggagtctACTTGTACTGGACTTGGGGGTGACTTGGCAGTGAGAAAATTGACCTCTTGAGTGCAGGAAAGTGACCTCTTCCTCTGTCAAGAATGCTCTCTATAGAGGGAGGGTAATACcatgtgtttttttcattttggatgtgagaaaatgtttaaatgacaaagaaaacaCTCCAGTTGATTGTAGAAAATTAAACTGATATTCCATGATTTACCATAAAAACAAGTTCTGCCACatgtttttaagtgaataaatcaagggcacctgggtggctcagtcgaataagtgtctgactcttgatctcagctcaggtctggtctcagggttgcgagttcaagccctgcactgggcatggaacccacttaaaaattttttttaaatgaataaataatttatcttataaatatttactcttaATTGTAAGtgaaatgtatcatttttaatttcttgagtaAAAACTGGAGTGGTGAAATCAAAGTCGGATGTGTTATTAACACCACTTTAGTAAGTAGAAGCAATTTCCTGTCAACAAGTATAAATAGCTTTCCACCACATATATGTAACTTAATGAGCATTTATAATCTCAGTGGTGTAATCTAACAGCCATTGGAACCATAACCACAAGACTCTAAATATTATACAGGAAATTTCTTCATCCCTTTTAGTAAATAGTCTTAGAGAGCAAAACTCCACTATAGCAAGATTCAAAAAACCTATGacatgaattcatatttttaggCTATGAATGGAACacatttcttaataaatttagaaattctTTGAGACAAGGTGTATCCAAGCATTAATTGGACAGGGTCTCTTATACCGCAAGACTCAGTTAAAGAGaagcatttgcattttttcaaattttgaatcaAATGTTCTCTGATATTCTTCAGACTGTGGGCAATTGTTCAGTGGCTTAGTTGAAATTTTCATGGTAAAAATATCCTTTTTAGTCTTTTCCTGATAGTTTCCTGACAAAATTTtgataactgaaaaaaatctgttttatcatCCATCtaaaaatctttctctttattttgtgtgTAAGATTCCAAGCCACACATGTAGCTGACCAAATCAGATCCgggaaaaaaaggctttaaaacttct
Proteins encoded in this window:
- the LOC110593801 gene encoding olfactory receptor 7D2, translated to MEAGNRTEVLEFILLGVSEDPELQPFIFGLFLSMFLVTVLGNLLIILAICSDPHLHTPMYFFLSNLSLVDICFSTTIVPKMLVNIHTENKAISYMDCLTQVYFSMFFPILDTLLLTIMAYDRFVAICRPLYYTVIMNPRLCGLLVFVTWFVGVMTSLLHTSLMMHLSFCRDLEIPHFFCELTQILKLACSDTFLNSALIYFMTGVLGVFPLVGILFSYSQIASLIRKMPSSGGKQKAFSTYGSHLSVVSLFYGTGVGVYFTSAVTHSPQKVSVASVMYTVVTPMLNPFIYSLRNKDVKGALGRLLSRATSRL